From a region of the Nocardioides ginsengisegetis genome:
- the mobA gene encoding NTP transferase domain-containing protein codes for MDLPPGTTGFCAVVLAGGTAVRLGGADKASVEYAGRTLLEHALDALVDASEVVVVGDPVPTTRPVTFTRESPRFGGPVAALLTGRDALLRAPRTVGVLAVDMPRVTALTFRRLHEAAEGHDGAFLTGADGRRQLAGVLRADRLDEVRPDHESQHGMAFHRLLAGLDLATIAPEGDEGVDVDTWADLRDLASDR; via the coding sequence GTGGATCTCCCTCCCGGCACCACCGGATTCTGCGCGGTCGTGCTGGCCGGCGGCACCGCCGTCCGCCTCGGCGGCGCGGACAAGGCCTCGGTCGAGTACGCCGGCCGCACCCTGCTCGAGCACGCGCTGGACGCCCTGGTCGACGCCTCCGAGGTCGTCGTGGTCGGCGACCCGGTGCCGACCACGCGGCCCGTCACGTTCACGCGCGAGAGCCCACGCTTCGGCGGACCCGTGGCCGCGCTGCTCACCGGACGGGACGCGCTCCTCCGCGCGCCGCGCACGGTGGGCGTGCTGGCGGTGGACATGCCGCGCGTGACCGCCCTGACCTTCCGACGGCTGCACGAGGCCGCGGAGGGGCACGACGGCGCCTTCCTCACCGGGGCCGACGGACGGCGCCAGCTCGCGGGCGTGCTGCGCGCGGACCGCCTCGACGAGGTGCGGCCCGACCACGAGAGCCAGCACGGCATGGCCTTCCACCGGCTCCTCGCCGGTCTGGACCTCGCGACGATCGCGCCGGAGGGCGACGAGGGCGTGGACGTCGACACGTGGGCCGACCTGCGCGACCTGGCCTCCGATCGCTGA
- a CDS encoding DUF6457 domain-containing protein: MNLHDWIDELCDALDLEAEIDEGLVLDLARTVAHQVERPAAPVTTFLLGYAAGVRGADPDGVERLAARAQALAEGWDRPADAPDPDDIDDPVPDDSVVDHTADLADVDDEDENDDEDLLDSDEEE, translated from the coding sequence GTGAACCTGCACGACTGGATCGATGAGCTGTGCGACGCGCTCGACCTCGAGGCCGAGATCGACGAGGGCCTCGTGCTGGACCTGGCCCGCACCGTGGCCCACCAGGTGGAGCGGCCCGCCGCACCCGTGACGACCTTCCTGCTCGGCTATGCCGCCGGGGTGCGCGGGGCCGACCCCGACGGGGTCGAACGCCTCGCGGCCCGCGCCCAGGCGCTCGCCGAGGGCTGGGACCGGCCGGCGGACGCCCCGGACCCCGACGACATCGACGACCCGGTCCCCGACGACAGCGTCGTGGACCACACGGCCGACCTGGCCGACGTGGACGACGAGGACGAGAACGACGACGAGGACCTGCTGGACTCCGACGAGGAGGAGTGA
- a CDS encoding NAD(P)H-quinone oxidoreductase: protein MRAVIATEPGGPEVLTVAELPDPEAGPGEVVLDVAAAGLNRADLLQRMGFYPPPPGASDVMGMECSGTVAAVGPDVEGWSVGDRACALLAGGGYATKVAVPAGQLMPIPDGVDLVTAAALPEVACTVWSNVFMVAGLQPGEAFLVHGGAGGIGTMAIQLASELGAKVFTTGGTAEKLAACAALGADVTINYRDEDFVEVIREVTDGRGVDVILDNMGAKYLGRNVDTLATEGRLVIIGMQGGTRAELDINALLRKRGAIIATTLRSRPTAEKSAICASVVEHVWPLVAEGLVQPIVHGTMPLAEARAAHALMESGDHMGKILLTT from the coding sequence ATGCGCGCCGTCATCGCCACCGAGCCCGGTGGCCCCGAGGTCCTGACCGTCGCCGAGCTCCCCGACCCCGAGGCGGGTCCCGGGGAGGTCGTGCTCGACGTGGCCGCCGCCGGCCTCAACCGGGCCGACCTCCTGCAGCGGATGGGCTTCTATCCCCCGCCGCCAGGCGCGTCCGACGTGATGGGCATGGAGTGCAGCGGCACCGTCGCCGCGGTCGGTCCCGACGTCGAGGGCTGGTCCGTCGGCGACCGCGCGTGCGCCCTGCTGGCCGGGGGCGGGTACGCCACGAAGGTCGCCGTACCTGCCGGGCAGCTGATGCCGATCCCGGACGGGGTCGACCTGGTGACCGCGGCCGCACTGCCCGAGGTGGCGTGCACCGTGTGGTCCAACGTGTTCATGGTCGCGGGGCTGCAGCCCGGGGAGGCCTTCCTCGTGCACGGCGGCGCGGGCGGCATCGGCACGATGGCGATCCAGCTCGCCTCCGAGCTCGGGGCCAAGGTGTTCACCACCGGAGGCACCGCCGAGAAGCTCGCCGCGTGCGCGGCGCTCGGTGCCGACGTGACGATCAACTACCGCGACGAGGACTTCGTCGAGGTGATCCGTGAGGTGACCGACGGCCGCGGCGTGGACGTCATCCTGGACAACATGGGCGCGAAGTACCTCGGCCGCAATGTCGACACCCTCGCCACCGAGGGCCGCCTGGTCATCATCGGGATGCAGGGCGGCACGAGGGCCGAGCTCGACATCAACGCCCTGCTGCGCAAGCGCGGTGCGATCATCGCGACCACCCTGCGGTCGCGCCCGACGGCGGAGAAGTCCGCCATCTGCGCCTCCGTGGTCGAGCACGTGTGGCCGCTGGTCGCCGAGGGGCTCGTGCAGCCGATCGTGCACGGCACGATGCCGCTCGCGGAGGCGCGCGCCGCCCACGCGCTGATGGAGTCCGGCGACCACATGGGGAAGATCCTGCTCACGACGTGA
- a CDS encoding bacterial proteasome activator family protein, with translation MTEQPEEQQVVLIGPDDDEERAITDLVEQPAKVMRIGSMIRQLLEEVKSAPLDEASRIRLKEIHRSSIKELEAGLAPELVEELERLTLPFTDDEVPSDGELRIAQAQLVGWLEGLFHGIQTAIYAQQMASRAQFEQIRRALPPGGMTPPQAHPGPDAGDHAAPQPGDSGGMYL, from the coding sequence ATGACGGAACAGCCCGAAGAGCAGCAGGTCGTCCTCATCGGTCCGGACGACGACGAGGAGCGCGCGATCACCGACCTCGTCGAGCAGCCCGCCAAGGTGATGCGGATCGGCAGCATGATCCGCCAGCTGCTCGAGGAGGTGAAGTCCGCGCCCCTGGACGAGGCCAGCCGGATCCGGCTCAAGGAGATCCACCGCTCCTCGATCAAGGAGCTCGAGGCGGGGCTCGCCCCGGAGCTCGTCGAGGAGCTCGAGCGGCTGACGCTGCCCTTCACCGACGACGAGGTCCCCTCCGACGGCGAGCTGCGCATCGCGCAGGCCCAGCTGGTGGGCTGGCTCGAGGGGCTCTTCCACGGCATCCAGACCGCGATCTACGCGCAGCAGATGGCCTCGCGGGCGCAGTTCGAGCAGATCCGCCGTGCCCTGCCCCCGGGCGGGATGACGCCGCCGCAGGCGCACCCGGGCCCCGACGCCGGTGATCACGCCGCGCCGCAGCCGGGCGACTCCGGAGGGATGTACCTCTAG
- a CDS encoding HAD-IIB family hydrolase translates to MSLPRLVATDLDGTLVRSDGTVSDYTRGVLEELERRGVPVVFVTGRPLRWADDVFPYVGGHGLAVVSNGGLVWDVARSSVHLMRPIEPEVGLEVCRLVREAVPGSRFAVETLAGIGLEPDFLERHVVPEGSRRGAVEEIFDEPALKLLARHEDLAPQEFWDAAEAVVQGRVTITWSSTTALLEMSAAGVTKASTLALLCADLGVDAADVIAFGDMPNDLPMLDWAGTSYAMADAHHTVTELADHVAPGHDDDGVARVLAGVFDL, encoded by the coding sequence GTGAGCCTGCCCCGGCTGGTCGCGACCGACCTCGACGGCACCCTCGTCCGCTCCGACGGCACGGTGTCGGACTACACGCGCGGGGTGCTGGAGGAGCTCGAGCGCCGCGGCGTACCCGTGGTCTTCGTCACCGGCCGCCCGCTCCGCTGGGCCGACGACGTCTTCCCCTACGTCGGGGGGCACGGGCTCGCGGTCGTCTCCAACGGCGGGCTGGTCTGGGACGTCGCACGGTCCTCGGTTCACCTGATGCGCCCGATCGAGCCCGAGGTGGGGCTCGAGGTGTGCCGGCTGGTCCGGGAGGCCGTGCCGGGATCGCGGTTCGCGGTGGAGACCCTGGCCGGGATCGGCCTCGAGCCGGACTTCCTCGAGCGGCACGTGGTGCCCGAGGGCAGCCGGCGCGGGGCGGTGGAGGAGATCTTCGACGAGCCGGCCCTCAAGCTGCTGGCCCGCCACGAGGACCTCGCCCCGCAGGAGTTCTGGGACGCCGCCGAGGCCGTCGTCCAGGGCCGCGTGACGATCACCTGGTCCTCGACGACGGCGCTGCTGGAAATGAGCGCGGCGGGGGTCACCAAGGCCTCGACGCTCGCCCTGCTGTGCGCCGACCTGGGCGTCGACGCCGCCGACGTGATCGCCTTCGGGGACATGCCCAACGACCTGCCGATGCTCGACTGGGCCGGCACGTCCTACGCCATGGCCGACGCCCACCACACCGTCACCGAGCTCGCCGACCACGTCGCGCCGGGCCACGACGACGACGGGGTGGCGCGGGTGCTGGCTGGTGTCTTCGACCTGTGA